Genomic segment of Pseudomonadota bacterium:
GGATCGGGGCCCCATTTGACGCCACCAGAAACGCATAAAGTGTGTTTGTTTTTACAGGTTACGGGTCACGTGTCACGGTTTTTTGGGGAGCACCACGATGCCGTTTGTGACCCTGGCGAGGCCGGGCTGGTCGAGCTCGAACTCGCCGACCTTCGCGTAGATCTGCGTGGAGCTCCCTCCGTCGAGGGCCATCGAGTCGGGGCAGTCGAAACCTCCGTGGAACATGCTGCCGCCCATCCTCTTCGCCAGCTCCTTGAGCGAGATCCCGTGGCCGGATGTGACGAGCAGGATGACGCGGCTCCGGCGGTCGATGCCGACCGCCGAGCGGGCCGAGATCCCCTCCTTGAGCTTGGGGGTCGCACCCGCGATCGTGAGCCTGGGGCCTACCTGCAGGGCCATCGATATGTTGCCCGCGTACTGGAACTGAGAAGGCGCGGAGATGGAGGGCTTGTCCCCGGCTATGCTGAAGACGCTCCACCAGCTGGTGTTGTGGAGCGGCTTGAGCTGCCTGCCGTTTTTTATGATGAGGCCGATGGATGTGTGCTCGGGGGTGAAGAAGCCGCCGTTGATCGCGATCATGGCGCCCCTTGCCTTCGCCATCTCGGCCGCCGTCGTGCCCTTGATTTCGTTCTCAGCGACCGTCACGTCCAGCTCGTATTTCGCCGGGTCAATCCTGAATGCCGATATGGTGGTGCGCTGCCCCTCGACCACCTCGAAGGAGTAGGCGGCGTACTGCAGCCCCTCGGCCAGCTGCCTCCAGAGATAGGGCGACTTCGGAGTGGCGGAGCACTGCGCCGGCATCACAAGCACGATCATCAGGACCAACAGGTGTTTGATCTTCATGACAAGGCCTTCTCTGTCTCGCCGTAGCGTTGTCTCGCAGCCTGGCCGTCCCGGGCTCATCTTCCCCAGATGTCGACCGCGGTCCCCTCCGCAATCCTGTCCTGCCCGGCCACGACGACCATGTCGTCGTCCTTCAGCCCTCGGCCGATCTCGATGCGGCCGCCCCTGGTCTGCTCGGGTATGACCTGGACCTTGCGCGCCAGCCCCTTCTCCACCGTAAAGACGAAGTATCCGCGAGGCTCCCTTATCAGCGCCCCCTCCGGGATGAGATAGATGCGCCGCGTCCGGGCGCTTCTTATCTCGACGCCGGCCGCCATCCCCTCCTTGTACGTGCCCCCCGGGTTGGGGAGGCTGGCGCGCACGAGCAGCCTGTTGTCTTTCGGGTCCACCTTCGTGTCCACCGACATGACCCTGCCCTGCTCACGCCTCCCGCCGAGCGCCTGGAAGACGACGTCCACTCGCATCTCAGGCTTCACCTCCGCGGACATCTCCTGCCCTATTTTGAACTCCACGATCGCGGGGTCGATGCGCTGGACCGTCGCGACGGGGCTACCTGCCATGGCTATGGAGCCCGCGGCCACGTATCTCTTGGTGAGGACGCCGGCGATCGGGCTCAACACCGCCAGCTCCCCGATGTTGGCCTCGAGCCTGGATATGTCGCCCTGGATCCTTTCGATCTCCGCCTCGTCGTCGGCTACCTCCTTCTCCACGGCGTCGTACATCTCCTCGTCGATCCTTCCCTCGTCCAGGAGCCGGTCGCGGTTGCGCAGTACGTAGCTGTCTTTCTCGAGCTTGTTGCGCATCTCCCTCTGGTCGGCCCTGAGCCTCGCCAGCCTCACCGCGATCTCCTCCTCGGAGATGCGCGCTATCACGTCACCCTGGCCAACCGCCTCCCCCTCGGCCACGGCGAACGACTCGATCACCGCGTCCTCGGGCAGGGAGACGTCCACCCTCTCGGATGCCGAGATTGCGGCGGGCAGCTCGATGAGGGCCGCGCGGTCCTCGAAGGCCACGGTCTCGACGGTCACCGGCACGCCCGCTGAGCCGCCTTTGAGCAGCTTCGAGAGGAAGCCGCCGCGCTCGTTGGAGCAGCTGAACGCCACTATCACGGCGGCGGCAAGAGCTATCAGGATGGCTGATTTCATAACCCTCTAATCCGGCTGGGGATTATATTGAATAAGGGGCGGTAGGCAACGGAAAAGGGCCATCCATTGCCCTTGACGATGGAACGGACGCATGATAACTGACCGCTTCCTTTTTTCTAGATAATTCAAGGGGTTCTTATGGTCGAAATGGAAGTTCTGGTGTCGCTCTGCAAGCGGCGGGGCTTCATATATCAGTCGAGCGAGATCTACGGCGGGATCAACGGCTTCTGGGATTTCGGGCCGGTGGGCTGCGAGCTCAAGCGCCGCATCAAGGAGTCGTGGTGGAGGCGCATGGTCCAGGAGCGCGACGACGTCGTCGGTATCGACACCTCGATCATCGCGCATCCGCAGACTTGGATCGCCTCCGGCCACGTGGCCAGCTTCAACGACCCCATGGTGGACTGCAAGCAGTGCAAGCGCCGCTTCCGCCTCGACGAGATTCCCTCCGGCGCCGACGGGAAGCCGGAGCAGAAATGCCCCGAGTGCGGCGGCGAGCTGACCGAGGCGCGCGAGTTCAACCTCATGTTCCAGACCCATGTGGGCGCGACGGCGGACAGCGCCTCGATCGCGTATCTGCGTCCCGAGACCTGCCAGTCCATATTCACCCAGTTCAAGAACGTCCAGACCTCCACCCGC
This window contains:
- a CDS encoding efflux RND transporter periplasmic adaptor subunit, producing the protein MKSAILIALAAAVIVAFSCSNERGGFLSKLLKGGSAGVPVTVETVAFEDRAALIELPAAISASERVDVSLPEDAVIESFAVAEGEAVGQGDVIARISEEEIAVRLARLRADQREMRNKLEKDSYVLRNRDRLLDEGRIDEEMYDAVEKEVADDEAEIERIQGDISRLEANIGELAVLSPIAGVLTKRYVAAGSIAMAGSPVATVQRIDPAIVEFKIGQEMSAEVKPEMRVDVVFQALGGRREQGRVMSVDTKVDPKDNRLLVRASLPNPGGTYKEGMAAGVEIRSARTRRIYLIPEGALIREPRGYFVFTVEKGLARKVQVIPEQTRGGRIEIGRGLKDDDMVVVAGQDRIAEGTAVDIWGR
- a CDS encoding phosphodiester glycosidase family protein, which produces MKIKHLLVLMIVLVMPAQCSATPKSPYLWRQLAEGLQYAAYSFEVVEGQRTTISAFRIDPAKYELDVTVAENEIKGTTAAEMAKARGAMIAINGGFFTPEHTSIGLIIKNGRQLKPLHNTSWWSVFSIAGDKPSISAPSQFQYAGNISMALQVGPRLTIAGATPKLKEGISARSAVGIDRRSRVILLVTSGHGISLKELAKRMGGSMFHGGFDCPDSMALDGGSSTQIYAKVGEFELDQPGLARVTNGIVVLPKKP